The Lodderomyces elongisporus chromosome 6, complete sequence region TTCTCTGTTTAAAATTTCGTCTCAACTCTTCCTCTACACCTTCTCCCTTGCTAGAGCCTTCACTGGATGTCCCTCGCTTCTTTTGGATGTTTGAAATGAGTTTTGCCTTTTCAACGTTATTCACAAATGTcttgttgaatttgttttgttgcgAAATCTCCAATGCTAGTCTTGCTTGTCTTGCTTCATTTTCTTGGGCCATTTGTTGGGTGAGGTCAAGCCACTTGAAGCCTTTTAAATACTTGATATTCATCACATCGTCGTAGTAGTATGATGTTTTCTTACCTCCCAATTTGTTCCCATTAAGAGTTGCTGCACAAAGCTTTGCATCTTTTTTACTCACAAACTCAATCCAACCTTCTGtaaacttcttcttcttgtttcctCCGTATTTCACTCTCTTGTGGTATGCTGATGGGTCCTCGggtttcaaaaacaaacgaTCAACGGGACCAAACCTTGTCAAGATGGAACGCAATTTCTGCGGTTTCATGTAGGGTGGGATTTGAGATATGTAGCATACACCGGTCCTCTTTATtcgtttttgttctttttctagtTCTTTTGCCGAAaggtttttcaatttcttgcttttgctCTTATCCCTACCACGATGGATTTTTTCCAGTGAAGAATTTAAATTCTCATCGTGGAACTCGGTATTTTCTTCGGAATCATGGATGTTATTCTCCTCTTTTCCTGAATCTGCTTGCAGGTGTTTAGATTCGGGTCTGTTATGCAAGTCTTTAAATTTCTCCACATCATTTTCTATatcttcttcgtcatcgtcatcatcatcatcttcttcttctcctccaacttcttcttcttcttcatcatcatcatcatcatcatcatttccATCACTTCTTGAAACACTTTTGCTCTgagtttttggttttacTGCGAGaacattttgaaaaccaGTTACTTCGTCCTCAGACTCGAAATCACTGTCGTGGTTATCCTGAACTTTGAGGTTTTTGGAGCCCATATTGCTTTTActgttgatgtttttttttgtcctttttctttctttccttctttccttttatgAGATTCTGAAAAAGAACGAGAGATGATGTTAAAGATGAGGTAGAGGAAGCGCGAGACAAACTCAAGCAACAGGGATGTGGCTCTAGATTAAACTTTCGCTTGTTCACTGTGCTACCAATTGTATGCAATTACcaatattttttctctctctctctctcccttttttctccttctctccCTCCCTGTTTCGATCTTTTCCCCTTCAACCACAATCATCCTGGATTTCACAATGCAAATATCAAGAGTATAACTCaacaaggaagaaaagtgtACAAAgttaataaagaaaaaaaaaattattcgaattttattatttaattaCTATATAACGTACAAAGCATTAACAGGATGATGGTAAAAGAAAGCTAATGTTTAACTTtactttttggtttcttcaGTACCAGCTTTGGCACCTTCAGTGGCACCGCCAACAGCGTTTGAAACGTACTCAGCAGCTTCGGTAAGCTTCTCCTTAGCGGCTTCAACGTATTCTTGAGCAGTCTCAGTGAGTGATTGGCCTTCACCTTGAGCAGCATTGGCATTCTTCTTTGCGACATTAGAAGCATCTTCTCTGCCTTCAGAGAAGCCGTCAGCAACCTTTTGTGTGAATGACTTTTCTTGGTTTGGTTCAACCTTACGGCCAGCGGTGTCCAAAGCGTCAGTGACAGACTCCTTACCCTTCTCCAAGGTGGATTTTTCGCTTTGTGGGGTCAATTTCTCTTCAACTTTGTCGGAAAAGTCTTTTCTACCTAAGTCtgacatatttattatattaaGTTGGTGGTTATGTAAATATTAgtgtttgttttattttcaattgatGTAAACTAAAGTTAACTCGAATTGAATTTGTTTGAATtgagaaaaggaaaggaaagaaaaggtaaaagaaaaggttgCTAAAACTCAAGAGAAATTGGTCCAATTCGCCCCCCTATTTATACCCCAGAGATTCGACAGCACATATCCTCGAACCTGTGGCGTGTACTactctaatttttttgtatttttgttgttcttaGTGTTGTTCttagtgttgttgttgttgttttttgttaagGTTGCTATCAACCTGTTCTGGTCCCTAGTAAGTTGCTTCAAAGTGCTTGGTGGTACTTTAGCGATATGCGTATCAATGCTCTTTTGCCGGATTTGGAACCGCTGCCctaatctttcttttttttttgttatgttTCGTCTCCACAGTAATAGCAATTGTAATAGCAATATTGTAATGGTAATAgcaacaatagcaacattAGCAAACAGCAAATAGCTGATAATTAAATTATCACAACAAACATCACAGACTACAGTCCCCAAAtgtaaaaagtaaaataaataataaaataaataataaaaaaaataaaaataaaaattaagtaaaaaaaaagaaaaagaaaattacgTCAAGAGGGGAATTGGGAAAGgtgaaatggaaaatcGCTAGAAAACAAGGTAGATGAAAGAGGGGACATGGAGAACAATTGGTCCTCAAAAGAGTTGATGAGTTCCTTCGCATGAGATTTCGTAATCAACTTTAATAAAGTTCTATTGCTTTGTTTGGTCTGGTCCAAGTTTCAACATTTAGCCTaaacaccgagtttcaaggaTAAAAggctaaaaaaaaaatgaaaataaggATTAgatttcaaagaaaaaaagtagcAACATTGTCTTGTCTTCCAAGTATGATGTCACGTGTTGACTTATATACAGGAACTTCTATTTGCTtctccttccttccttcctccTTCCTCGTTCACGCTGTCCATCAACTCTCAAAGCTTTTCTCTATCCCTTGCGCAAATGTAATCTCTGTTAAAagtaaagagagagagagaaataaaaaattatataatTTTAAGTCACGTGATTTTATTACGTGTTTTGTTG contains the following coding sequences:
- the HSP12 gene encoding lipid-binding protein hsp12 gives rise to the protein MSDLGRKDFSDKVEEKLTPQSEKSTLEKGKESVTDALDTAGRKVEPNQEKSFTQKVADGFSEGREDASNVAKKNANAAQGEGQSLTETAQEYVEAAKEKLTEAAEYVSNAVGGATEGAKAGTEETKK
- the ESF2 gene encoding RNA-binding ATPase activator esf2, coding for MGSKNLKVQDNHDSDFESEDEVTGFQNVLAVKPKTQSKSVSRSDGNDDDDDDDEEEEEVGGEEEDDDDDDDEEDIENDVEKFKDLHNRPESKHSQADSGKEENNIHDSEENTEFHDENLNSSSEKIHRGRDKSKSKKLKNLSAKELEKEQKRIKRTGVCYISQIPPYMKPQKLRSILTRFGPVDRLFLKPEDPSAYHKRVKYGGNKKKKFTEGWIEFVSKKDAKLCAATLNGNKLGGKKTSYYYDDVMNIKYLKGFKWLDLTQQMAQENEARQARLALEISQQNKFNKTFVNNVEKAKLISNIQKKRGTSSEGSSKGEGVEEELRRNFKQRKVTSIRSDADAELKKGAAPNEKLNQVLSKVL